One Triticum dicoccoides isolate Atlit2015 ecotype Zavitan chromosome 5B, WEW_v2.0, whole genome shotgun sequence genomic window carries:
- the LOC119309208 gene encoding xyloglucan galactosyltransferase KATAMARI1 homolog, producing the protein MVNLRGSTAVRAGRYLLPLAFLACCALWMLLVFPSPPVEVAVFRQSFQPSIALTGLRAVDTTPPWPSERRGIVDTSSPPPPPPTERHVIINAPPPPLAPARQARTEMPRQAGTETPSPPPPAVATDRCAGRYIYIHDLPSRFNSDLIRDCRSLSEWTDMCKHLLNAGMGPRLTRTGGVLPSTGWYDTNQFALEVIFHSRMRRYDCLTSDASRAAAVYVPYYAGLDVGRHLWGFSNGVRDALAEDLFEWLRSSPVWAAQGGRDHFFVGGRITWDFRREDGGEWGSRLLLLPEAKNMTMLAIESSPWQGNDIGVPYPTYFHPSLAGEVASWQRAVRRARRPWLFAFAGGARTHDGSNKNINAVVRDTIINQCARSRRCGLLLCGGRGRRNDCYAPSNVMRLFKSAAFCLQPQGDSYTRRSAFDAVLAGCVPVFFHPGSAYVQYRWHLPADHRKYSVFVPEDGVRNGTVRVEDVLRRIGAREVAAMREQVVRMIPSIVYRDPRVKAGIRFRDAVDVAVDGVIERVRRIKRGLEDDVGHQWDGYFDK; encoded by the coding sequence ATGGTGAATTTGCGTGGATCGACGGCGGTCCGGGCCGGCAGGTACCTCCTGCCGCTGGCCTTCCTGGCGTGCTGCGCCCTGTGGATGCTCCTCGTCTTCCCTTCTCCGCCGGTTGAGGTCGCCGTCTTCCGGCAGAGTTTCCAGCCGAGCATTGCGTTGACGGGGCTGCGGGCCGTTGACACGACGCCGCCGTGGCCGTCGGAGCGTCGAGGGATCGTTGACacgtcctcgccgccgccgccgccgccgacggagcGCCATGTCATCATTAATGCGCCGCCTCCACCGCTGGCACCGGCACGTCAAGCAAGAACAGAGATGCCACGTCAAGCAGGGACAGAGACTCCGTCGCCACCTCCGCCGGCGGTGGCGACCGACCGGTGCGCCGGCCGCTACATCTACATCCATGATCTGCCGAGTCGGTTCAACTCCGACCTGATCCGGGACTGCCGGTCCCTGTCAGAGTGGACCGACATGTGCAAGCACCTCCTCAACGCCGGCATGGGCCCGCGGCTCACGCGCACCGGCGGCGTGCTCCCGTCCACTGGCTGGTACGACACCAACCAGTTCGCCCTGGAGGTCatcttccacagccggatgcgacggTACGATTGCCTCACCAGCGAcgcgtcccgcgccgccgccgtctacGTGCCCTACTATGCAGGGCTCGACGTCGGCCGGCACCTGTGGGGGTTCAGCAACGGCGTCCGCGACGCTCTCGCGGAGGACCTCTTCGAGTGGCTCCGGTCGTCACCGGTATGGGCGGCGCAGGGCGGGCGGGACCACTTCTTCGTCGGCGGTCGCATCACGTGGGACTTCCGGCGCGAGGACGGCGGCGAGTGGGGGAGCCGGCTGCTTCTCCTCCCGGAGGCCAAGAACATGACGATGCTCGCCATCGAGTCCAGCCCGTGGCAAGGCAACGACATCGGCGTGCCGTACCCGACCTACTTCCACCCGTCCCTCGCCGGCGAGGTGGCCTCATGGCAGCGCGCCGTGAGACGCGCGCGAAGGCCGTGGCTGTTCGCGTTCGCCGGTGGCGCGCGGACGCACGACGGCAGCAACAAGAACATTAACGCCGTCGTTCGCGACACGATCATCAACCAGTGCGCGCGGTCACGGCGGTGCGGGCTCCTTCTGTGCGGCGGCCGTGGCCGGCGCAACGACTGCTACGCGCCGAGCAACGTCATGCGGCTGTTCAAGAGCGCCGCCTTCTGCCTGCAGCCCCAGGGGGACTCGTACACGCGGCGGTCGGCGTTCGACGCCGTGCTCGCCGGCTGCGTGCCGGTGTTCTTTCACCCCGGGTCGGCGTACGTGCAGTACCGGTGGCATCTGCCGGCGGATCACCGCAAGTACTCGGTGTTCGTGCCGGAGGACGGCGTGCGGAACGGCACAGTGAGGGTGGAGGACGTGCTCCGGCGGATCGGCGCGAGGGAGGTGGCGGCCATGAGGGAGCAGGTGGTCAGGATGATTCCCAGCATCGTGTACAGGGACCCAAGGGTCAAGGCTGGCATCCGCTTCAGGGACGCCGTGGACGTCGCCGTGGACGGCGTGATCGAGAGGGTGAGGAGGATCAAGCGAGGGCTGGAGGATGATGTGGGGCATCAGTGGGATGGTTACTTTGACAAGTAG